In the genome of Hymenobacter cellulosivorans, one region contains:
- a CDS encoding cytochrome c oxidase subunit I → MAANLPTHSQVQGGIGVTEPSTTHHDEHLHHDEHHDQHWLFKYVFSQDHKVIAKQFLITGIFWAIIGGTLSSLFRLQLGWPESTFEWLSPFLGKWIEAGKLNPEFYLALVTMHGTIMVFFVLTAGLSGTFSNFLIPLQIGARDMASGFMNMLSYWFFFLSSIIMFTSLFIETGPAAAGWTIYPPLSALPQAIPGSGLGMTLWLVSMALFIVSQLLGGVNYITTVINLRTRGMSMSKLPLTIWAFFLTAVLGLLSFPVLFSAALLLIFDRSFGTSFFLSDIYIAGQALNHQGGSPILFQHLFWFLGHPEVYIVIMPAMGMVSEILATNSRKPIFGYRAMIGSLLGISLLSFVVWAHHMFVTGMNPFLGSVFMFLTLIIAVPSAVKTFNWLATLWRGNIRFTTAMLFSIGFVSLFISGGLTGIILGNAAIDIQMHNTYFVVAHFHLVMGSSAFFGLFAGVYHWFPKMFGRMLDEKLGYIHFWLTFIGVYLVFMPMHYVGIAGFPRRYYAWTGFDSFSQFADLNKFISAAAILAFFGQFIFIFNFFYSIFRGRRATENPWNSTTLEWTTPVLPGHGNWPGEIPAVYRWPYDYSKPGAAEDFIPQNVPYSQTQSSNLPYERDTEE, encoded by the coding sequence ATGGCTGCTAATCTTCCTACTCACTCGCAAGTGCAGGGTGGCATCGGGGTCACCGAGCCAAGCACCACGCACCACGACGAGCACCTGCACCACGACGAGCACCATGATCAGCACTGGCTGTTCAAGTACGTCTTCAGCCAGGACCACAAAGTAATTGCCAAGCAGTTCCTGATTACGGGTATCTTCTGGGCAATCATTGGTGGTACGCTCTCCAGCTTGTTCCGTCTGCAGCTCGGCTGGCCCGAGTCGACCTTCGAATGGCTTTCGCCCTTCCTAGGCAAGTGGATTGAGGCGGGCAAGCTCAACCCCGAATTTTACCTTGCCCTGGTAACGATGCACGGTACCATTATGGTATTCTTCGTGCTGACGGCCGGTTTGTCGGGTACGTTCTCTAACTTCCTGATTCCGCTGCAGATTGGGGCCCGCGATATGGCTTCAGGCTTCATGAACATGCTCTCGTACTGGTTCTTTTTCCTGTCGAGCATCATCATGTTCACCTCGCTCTTCATCGAGACGGGTCCTGCCGCTGCCGGCTGGACAATCTACCCACCGCTGAGCGCTCTGCCCCAGGCTATTCCTGGTTCGGGTTTGGGTATGACGCTGTGGCTGGTTTCGATGGCGCTGTTCATCGTGTCTCAGCTGCTGGGTGGTGTTAACTACATCACGACGGTAATCAACCTGCGTACCCGCGGCATGTCGATGTCGAAGTTGCCCCTGACTATCTGGGCTTTCTTCTTGACGGCTGTCCTAGGTCTGCTCTCGTTCCCGGTTCTGTTCTCGGCCGCTTTGCTGCTGATCTTTGACCGTTCGTTTGGCACGTCGTTCTTCCTGTCGGATATCTATATTGCCGGTCAGGCTCTGAACCACCAGGGTGGTAGCCCAATTCTGTTCCAGCACTTGTTCTGGTTCCTGGGTCACCCCGAAGTGTACATCGTTATTATGCCTGCCATGGGTATGGTATCGGAAATCCTGGCTACCAACTCGCGTAAGCCAATCTTCGGTTACCGCGCTATGATTGGCTCGCTGCTCGGTATTTCGCTGCTCTCATTCGTAGTGTGGGCTCACCACATGTTCGTGACCGGCATGAATCCCTTCCTCGGTTCGGTGTTCATGTTCCTGACACTGATCATCGCCGTACCGTCGGCAGTGAAGACCTTTAACTGGCTGGCAACGTTGTGGCGCGGTAACATCCGCTTTACGACAGCTATGCTGTTCTCAATTGGCTTTGTATCGCTGTTCATTTCGGGTGGTCTGACTGGTATCATCCTTGGTAACGCTGCTATCGACATCCAGATGCACAACACCTACTTCGTGGTAGCTCACTTCCACTTAGTAATGGGTTCGTCGGCCTTCTTCGGGCTGTTCGCTGGTGTGTATCACTGGTTCCCCAAGATGTTCGGCCGTATGCTCGACGAGAAATTGGGCTACATCCACTTCTGGCTGACCTTCATCGGTGTTTACTTGGTATTCATGCCAATGCACTACGTAGGTATTGCTGGTTTCCCCCGTCGTTACTACGCTTGGACAGGTTTCGACTCGTTCAGCCAGTTTGCCGACCTGAACAAGTTTATCTCAGCTGCAGCTATTCTGGCCTTCTTCGGTCAGTTTATCTTCATCTTCAACTTCTTCTACAGCATCTTCCGTGGCCGTCGGGCTACTGAGAACCCCTGGAACTCGACGACGCTGGAGTGGACAACGCCGGTGCTTCCTGGTCACGGCAACTGGCCCGGCGAAATTCCTGCCGTCTACCGTTGGCCTTACGACTACAGCAAGCCCGGTGCTGCTGAGGACTTTA
- a CDS encoding cytochrome c oxidase subunit II, with protein MIALGILLVLVLLLVVFGLLFRIQILTSIFSGSSAREIGTSNRVNAILFIIFMIVGGAAFAYSFIENYGKMNPPIASVHGFEMERLFWTTMIIIGIVFVLTHILLFVYSYKYQHKEGRRAYFFPHNNKIEIIWTVIPAIVMAGLVFAGWKEWTKITGPAPKDSVVLEVMGKQFNWLVRYPGRDQKLGVVNYRLIDATNEFGFDLSDKSGLDDFVAGEIHVPKGHPVLLKIRSRDVLHAVYMPHFRVQMYAVPGMPTKFWFTPTKTTDEMRAQLGNPKFNYELACNQICGRGHFAMKLNIVVDEPDDYVAWFAQQKSFSEQNPDVLANFQQKSDKLVEKENASAAAAVVTQAAKASL; from the coding sequence ATGATTGCTCTTGGTATTCTTCTGGTACTCGTGCTGCTGCTGGTCGTATTCGGCCTGCTGTTCCGCATCCAGATTCTGACTTCCATTTTCTCGGGCAGCTCTGCGCGCGAGATTGGCACGAGTAACCGCGTCAACGCCATCCTCTTTATCATCTTCATGATTGTTGGTGGTGCGGCGTTTGCTTACTCCTTCATTGAAAACTACGGCAAGATGAACCCGCCGATTGCGTCGGTTCACGGCTTTGAGATGGAGCGCCTCTTCTGGACGACGATGATCATCATCGGTATCGTGTTCGTCCTGACCCACATTTTGCTGTTCGTATACTCTTATAAGTACCAGCATAAGGAAGGTCGTCGCGCTTACTTCTTCCCCCACAACAACAAGATTGAAATCATCTGGACGGTAATCCCGGCTATCGTTATGGCTGGTCTGGTATTCGCCGGCTGGAAAGAGTGGACCAAAATCACTGGCCCCGCTCCGAAGGATTCGGTAGTACTGGAAGTAATGGGCAAGCAGTTTAACTGGCTTGTGCGTTACCCCGGTCGTGACCAGAAATTGGGTGTTGTTAACTACCGTCTGATTGACGCTACCAATGAGTTCGGCTTCGACCTCAGTGACAAGAGTGGTCTGGATGACTTTGTTGCCGGTGAGATTCACGTGCCCAAGGGCCACCCCGTGTTGCTAAAGATTCGCTCGCGCGACGTATTGCACGCCGTTTACATGCCGCATTTCCGCGTGCAGATGTATGCCGTACCCGGTATGCCAACCAAGTTCTGGTTTACCCCGACCAAGACGACCGACGAGATGCGCGCTCAGCTGGGCAACCCCAAGTTCAACTACGAACTGGCCTGCAACCAGATTTGCGGCCGTGGCCACTTTGCTATGAAGCTGAACATTGTTGTGGACGAGCCGGATGACTACGTAGCTTGGTTTGCCCAGCAGAAGTCTTTCTCGGAGCAGAACCCTGATGTTCTGGCTAACTTCCAGCAGAAATCGGATAAATTGGTAGAAAAGGAAAACGCTTCAGCTGCGGCTGCTGTTGTAACTCAGGCTGCCAAGGCCTCGCTCTAA
- a CDS encoding quinol:cytochrome C oxidoreductase, whose product MATLTHQESATAEYLELSPRTRKTFISIIVAGVIVLAIGLILAAMHIGGGHEAAGAAHGAAHAAGPEAGAGAAHHEGSPVWLKRLLVSLWHNNVFFVGVSAIGTFFVALQYVAYAGWSVVIKRINEAMSVWLLPGLVIFLVVFFAGRHDLFHWTHDGIMDPKSENYDAIIAGKSGFLNTPFYLIRMVVYLGIWWFFSERLRKISLAEDLNGGTEYFHKSINVAALFLVLYAVTSSMSAWDWVMSVDVHWFSTMFGWYVFASWWVSGIALTTLTAIYLKQAGYLKFVNANHLHDLGKFMFGFSIFWTYVWFSQFMLIWYANLPEEAVYYNQRLGGFNGAYTWMFFFNLVINFAFPFLVLMRRDAKRQMIMLKIVSIAVLIGHWSDFYLMLEPATMKGENGFIIEIGVALIFLGTFLILFTKRLAQASLVPVNHPFLDESVHHTT is encoded by the coding sequence ATGGCAACTCTGACGCATCAAGAAAGCGCCACGGCTGAATACCTGGAGCTTTCGCCGAGAACCCGCAAAACCTTCATCAGCATCATCGTTGCTGGGGTAATAGTGCTGGCAATAGGTTTGATTTTGGCTGCCATGCATATTGGCGGCGGACATGAAGCGGCTGGTGCCGCCCACGGCGCGGCGCATGCTGCTGGTCCGGAGGCTGGTGCTGGTGCTGCTCACCATGAAGGCAGCCCCGTTTGGCTGAAGCGCCTGCTAGTGAGCCTGTGGCACAACAACGTGTTCTTCGTTGGGGTGTCGGCTATCGGTACCTTCTTCGTAGCGCTGCAGTACGTAGCCTACGCTGGTTGGTCGGTAGTTATTAAGCGTATCAATGAAGCCATGAGCGTATGGCTGCTGCCTGGTCTGGTTATCTTCCTGGTAGTCTTCTTTGCCGGCCGTCATGACCTGTTTCACTGGACCCACGATGGTATCATGGACCCTAAGTCGGAAAACTATGACGCCATCATTGCTGGTAAAAGCGGTTTTCTAAATACGCCTTTCTACCTGATCCGCATGGTAGTCTACCTCGGTATCTGGTGGTTCTTCTCCGAGCGTTTGCGCAAAATTTCGCTGGCCGAAGATCTGAACGGCGGCACTGAGTATTTCCACAAGAGTATTAACGTAGCGGCTTTGTTTCTAGTGCTCTACGCTGTTACCTCGTCGATGTCGGCTTGGGACTGGGTTATGTCGGTTGACGTGCACTGGTTCTCGACTATGTTTGGCTGGTACGTATTCGCCTCGTGGTGGGTATCGGGCATTGCCCTGACGACGCTAACCGCTATTTACCTGAAGCAGGCCGGTTACCTGAAGTTCGTTAACGCCAACCACCTGCACGATTTGGGCAAGTTCATGTTTGGCTTCAGCATCTTCTGGACCTATGTATGGTTCTCGCAGTTCATGCTGATTTGGTACGCCAACCTGCCTGAGGAAGCCGTGTACTACAACCAGCGTCTGGGCGGCTTCAATGGTGCTTACACCTGGATGTTCTTCTTCAACCTGGTTATCAACTTCGCATTTCCCTTCTTGGTGCTGATGCGCCGGGATGCCAAGCGTCAAATGATCATGCTGAAGATCGTCAGCATCGCCGTTTTGATCGGTCACTGGTCGGACTTCTACTTAATGCTGGAGCCTGCAACTATGAAGGGTGAGAATGGGTTCATCATAGAGATTGGCGTTGCCTTGATCTTCCTGGGTACGTTCCTCATTCTTTTCACTAAGCGCTTGGCGCAGGCCTCTCTGGTACCGGTTAACCACCCGTTCCTAGACGAAAGCGTGCACCACACGACTTAA
- a CDS encoding c-type cytochrome produces the protein MTHTLKLGLQASAILFASVLTTACNKADDTGLEYAPQMYEPIGYEPLKQVHTNTVNPMGLNMRTPVVGTVPQGKLAYYSHIPKDSVGTAERRLRNPYSYTKANLEEGKVLYTRICSHCHGEAGAGDGPVGQKFKGVPNYSAGTYKTMNDAHIYHVIQWGKGRMMPHGSIVNPQERWKIAMYVRVLQRGEGPDGLAKLVNVSNDSTEMTDRATQSPVLEAQADKTSTTPGQGDQARNGTAN, from the coding sequence ATGACGCACACGCTGAAACTAGGTCTGCAAGCGTCGGCTATTCTATTTGCCTCGGTTCTGACTACAGCTTGTAACAAGGCTGATGATACGGGCTTGGAGTATGCGCCGCAGATGTACGAGCCAATCGGCTACGAGCCTCTGAAGCAGGTTCATACAAATACGGTTAACCCCATGGGGTTGAACATGCGCACTCCGGTGGTGGGCACTGTACCCCAAGGAAAGCTGGCTTATTACTCACACATTCCCAAGGATAGTGTTGGTACCGCTGAGCGCCGTCTTCGCAACCCTTACTCCTACACCAAGGCTAACCTGGAAGAAGGCAAGGTTCTGTACACCCGCATCTGCTCCCATTGCCACGGGGAGGCTGGTGCCGGCGACGGCCCGGTTGGACAGAAGTTCAAAGGTGTACCAAACTACTCGGCTGGTACTTACAAAACCATGAACGATGCGCACATTTACCATGTAATTCAGTGGGGCAAAGGCCGCATGATGCCTCATGGTTCAATTGTGAACCCGCAGGAGCGTTGGAAGATTGCCATGTACGTTCGCGTACTGCAACGGGGCGAAGGCCCTGATGGCTTGGCCAAGCTGGTAAATGTTAGCAATGACTCTACCGAAATGACCGACCGCGCTACTCAGTCCCCAGTTCTGGAGGCTCAAGCCGACAAAACTTCAACTACTCCCGGTCAAGGTGACCAGGCTCGAAACGGAACGGCGAACTAA
- a CDS encoding DUF3341 domain-containing protein: MTKRFALGIFDDEDVLMHAIENVRAAGVKIYEVFTPFPIHGIDDALGIERSRLPIAAFFYGMCGLAFALWMQIYMLGFDWPMIIGGKPHIALPAFIPVSFELTVFFTCHGMVITFYAISKLYPRWRTPVLDVRSTDDKFVMAIEINESTDLNNLSKLLRENGASEVNEKEMTKN; encoded by the coding sequence ATGACTAAGCGCTTCGCCCTCGGCATCTTCGACGACGAAGACGTGCTGATGCACGCCATTGAAAACGTCCGCGCGGCGGGCGTAAAAATCTACGAAGTGTTTACTCCGTTCCCCATTCACGGCATCGATGATGCCTTGGGTATCGAACGCTCCCGCCTGCCCATCGCCGCATTCTTCTACGGCATGTGCGGTCTGGCCTTCGCTCTGTGGATGCAGATCTACATGCTGGGTTTCGACTGGCCGATGATTATCGGTGGTAAGCCGCACATTGCGCTGCCCGCCTTTATCCCAGTTTCTTTCGAATTGACGGTATTCTTTACCTGCCACGGCATGGTAATCACCTTCTACGCTATCAGCAAACTGTATCCTCGCTGGAGAACTCCAGTACTGGACGTACGCTCAACGGACGACAAGTTCGTGATGGCCATTGAGATCAACGAAAGCACTGACCTCAACAATCTGAGCAAGCTGCTGCGCGAGAATGGCGCCTCGGAGGTGAACGAAAAAGAAATGACTAAGAACTAA
- the nrfD gene encoding NrfD/PsrC family molybdoenzyme membrane anchor subunit — protein MQHVSPVREPLVTGGKSYHDVTQDVCRQVEAAPNVRWMAALSVALFFLGVFLYSVYRTLWYGIGEWGLNKTVGWAWDITNFVWWVGIGHAGTLISAVLLLFRQKWRSSINRAAEAMTIFAVICAAMFPVLHMGRPWLAYWVFPLQNTFGSLWVNFNSPLLWDVFAISTYFTVSLVFWYTGLVPDFATIRDRAKGPIAKVAYSLLSMGWTGSAKHWSRYETVSLILAGVSTPLVLSVHTIVSMDFATSVVPGWHTTIFPPYFVAGAIFSGFAMVLTLMLITRVVFKLEDYITMEHIALMNKIMMITGSIVGVAYITEFFIAWYSQVEFEQYAFINRATGPYWWAYWSMMTCNVITPQLVWIRKVRYSIPLTFVLSIIVNIGMWFERFVIIVTSLHRDYLPSSWVMFSPTIIDIGIYVGTMGLFFTLFLLFAKFFPVVNMAEVKTVLKYTVDNGPTYTGHDPHHDLIHKPTTHGVPANAPVNYNKHD, from the coding sequence ATGCAGCACGTATCGCCTGTACGGGAGCCGCTCGTAACCGGGGGGAAATCGTACCACGACGTCACTCAAGACGTGTGCCGCCAGGTAGAAGCCGCCCCCAATGTTCGGTGGATGGCCGCCCTGAGCGTAGCGCTCTTCTTTCTCGGCGTTTTCCTCTACTCCGTGTACCGCACCCTGTGGTATGGTATCGGGGAATGGGGTCTGAACAAAACTGTGGGCTGGGCCTGGGACATCACCAATTTCGTGTGGTGGGTGGGCATCGGCCACGCCGGCACGCTGATTTCGGCCGTGCTCCTGCTGTTCCGCCAGAAGTGGCGCAGCTCTATCAACCGCGCCGCCGAAGCTATGACGATCTTCGCCGTAATCTGCGCCGCCATGTTCCCGGTACTGCACATGGGCCGTCCGTGGCTCGCTTACTGGGTATTCCCGCTGCAAAACACCTTCGGTTCGCTGTGGGTAAACTTCAATTCGCCCCTGCTCTGGGACGTATTCGCTATTTCGACCTATTTCACCGTCTCGCTCGTGTTCTGGTACACGGGTCTGGTACCTGACTTCGCTACAATCCGCGACCGTGCTAAGGGCCCGATTGCCAAAGTAGCCTACTCGCTGCTGAGCATGGGCTGGACGGGTTCGGCCAAGCACTGGAGCCGCTACGAAACCGTCTCGCTGATCCTGGCCGGGGTGTCGACCCCGCTGGTACTCTCGGTCCACACCATCGTGTCAATGGACTTTGCCACCTCGGTGGTGCCGGGCTGGCACACGACCATCTTCCCGCCCTACTTCGTGGCCGGGGCTATCTTCTCGGGCTTCGCCATGGTACTGACCCTGATGCTCATCACCCGGGTCGTGTTCAAGCTGGAAGATTACATCACGATGGAGCACATCGCCCTGATGAACAAAATCATGATGATCACCGGCTCGATTGTCGGGGTAGCTTACATCACCGAATTCTTCATTGCCTGGTATTCGCAGGTGGAGTTTGAGCAGTACGCTTTCATCAACCGGGCCACGGGTCCGTACTGGTGGGCGTACTGGTCGATGATGACCTGCAACGTGATTACGCCCCAGCTGGTGTGGATCCGCAAAGTGCGCTACAGTATCCCGCTCACGTTCGTGCTGTCGATCATCGTCAACATCGGCATGTGGTTCGAGCGGTTCGTGATTATCGTCACCTCGCTGCACCGTGACTACCTGCCTTCGAGCTGGGTCATGTTCTCGCCTACGATTATCGACATCGGTATTTATGTAGGTACGATGGGCTTGTTCTTCACGCTGTTCCTGCTCTTCGCTAAGTTCTTCCCCGTGGTAAACATGGCTGAAGTGAAGACCGTGCTGAAATACACGGTGGATAACGGTCCGACCTACACCGGTCATGACCCGCACCACGACCTGATTCACAAGCCAACCACCCACGGAGTGCCTGCCAATGCTCCGGTAAACTACAACAAGCATGACTAA
- a CDS encoding TAT-variant-translocated molybdopterin oxidoreductase: MQESPKYWKGIEELESSPEFVKNAFSEFADFLPVKESHGSSDAAVAPRRDFLKLMGFGIAAATLASCETPVRKAIPYLNKPEEVDPGIANFYASTYFNGTDYNSVLVKTREGRPIKLEGNPGSPITRGGLSARAQASVLSLYDKGRLQHFAIKGKKAATDQVDQEIRTKLAGATGRIAIVSPTIISPTTKKVIAEFAARYPNTEHVMYDANSQSALLRANGGVLPSYDFSKAAVIVSLGADFLGTWLSPVEYAQQYITNRKVSAEKKTMNRHFQFETAMTLTGANADVRVPVKPSEMGATAVALYNAVVGGGAAAGSAQLKKAAAELRAAGSRGLVVSGSNDVAIQTLVTAINQTLGSAAVDLTAPSMLRQGDDARMVRLVNDMNAGNVGAVIFYHANPAYDHPLAEKVKSGLAKVPVKISLNDRLDETGSLCDYACPDHNYLESWNDFEPKRGFLSLAQPTISPLFATRQAQDSLLTWAGNPQSYYNYLRASWRGLLGGNFQAGWDKAVHDGVAVGTLSPAPVAQVAPAMSAAQAVAAIGSAPKGSGVELAIYEKVGIGPGNWEGNNPWLQELPDPVSKATWGNYVAVPRAMAVKNGWEQGDVLKVTANGVSIELPVLVQPGQANDTVGIAIGYGRKMAGKVGDNVGANVYPMAMVRDNSIIYANTVTLEKTGAQSPIAQTQTHHTIMDRKPVVQESTLAKYIENPREVTEYDKIATPEGLEKPNKVSLWQDYEYKNHHWGMVIDLNSCIGCGSCVIGCQVENNVAVVGKQEVINRREMHWLRIDRYYSSDASKEDFAEKGKLDTYKAMEDPSENPSVIFQPMLCQHCNHAPCETVCPVLATTHSSEGLNQMTYNRCVGTRYCANNCPYKVRRFNWFSYYSNEKFEDVNSHMFTDLGRMVLNPDVTVRARGVMEKCSFCVQRIQLGKLEAKKQKRRPKDGEVVTACAQSCPTQAIVFGDMRDPESQISKIIKREDGERGFHVLDAINVQPNITYLTKIRNTETEVRNA, from the coding sequence ATGCAAGAGTCGCCTAAGTACTGGAAGGGAATTGAGGAACTGGAAAGCTCACCGGAGTTTGTCAAAAACGCGTTTAGCGAGTTTGCTGACTTCCTGCCGGTGAAGGAATCCCACGGCTCTTCCGACGCCGCGGTAGCCCCGCGTCGCGACTTCCTCAAACTCATGGGCTTTGGTATTGCCGCCGCCACGTTGGCTAGCTGCGAAACCCCGGTCCGCAAGGCAATTCCGTACCTCAACAAGCCTGAAGAGGTAGATCCAGGTATTGCCAACTTTTACGCCTCCACCTATTTCAACGGTACCGACTACAACAGTGTGTTGGTGAAAACCCGCGAGGGCCGTCCGATCAAGCTGGAAGGTAACCCCGGTTCGCCCATCACGCGCGGTGGCCTGTCGGCCCGGGCTCAGGCCTCGGTGCTGAGCCTCTACGACAAAGGCCGTCTGCAGCACTTCGCCATCAAAGGCAAGAAGGCCGCTACCGACCAGGTTGACCAGGAGATCCGCACGAAGCTGGCTGGTGCTACCGGCCGTATTGCCATCGTGTCGCCGACCATTATCAGTCCCACGACCAAGAAGGTAATTGCCGAGTTTGCCGCGCGCTACCCTAACACGGAGCATGTGATGTACGATGCCAACTCGCAGTCGGCATTGCTGCGTGCCAACGGTGGAGTTCTGCCTTCGTACGATTTCAGCAAAGCTGCCGTAATCGTGAGCCTGGGTGCCGATTTCCTCGGCACTTGGCTGTCGCCGGTTGAATATGCTCAGCAGTATATCACCAACCGTAAGGTCTCGGCTGAGAAGAAGACGATGAACCGTCACTTCCAGTTTGAAACGGCTATGACTCTGACTGGTGCCAATGCCGATGTGCGGGTACCGGTTAAGCCTTCGGAAATGGGCGCTACTGCTGTGGCTCTGTACAACGCCGTAGTTGGCGGTGGTGCAGCCGCTGGTTCCGCTCAACTGAAAAAGGCTGCTGCTGAACTGCGTGCTGCTGGCAGCCGGGGTTTGGTCGTGTCGGGCTCGAACGATGTAGCTATCCAAACGCTGGTTACGGCCATTAACCAGACCCTCGGCAGTGCTGCTGTTGACCTGACCGCGCCTTCTATGCTGCGTCAGGGCGATGATGCCCGCATGGTGCGCTTGGTGAATGACATGAATGCCGGTAACGTTGGCGCCGTGATTTTCTATCATGCCAACCCTGCTTACGACCACCCGCTGGCCGAGAAAGTAAAGTCGGGCCTGGCTAAGGTGCCGGTAAAGATTTCGCTCAACGACCGTTTAGACGAAACCGGCTCTCTTTGCGACTACGCCTGCCCCGACCACAACTACCTCGAGTCATGGAATGACTTTGAGCCTAAGCGTGGCTTCTTGAGCTTGGCTCAGCCTACTATTTCGCCGTTGTTTGCTACCCGTCAGGCCCAAGACAGCCTGCTCACCTGGGCTGGCAATCCGCAAAGCTACTACAACTACCTGCGTGCTTCGTGGCGCGGTTTGTTGGGTGGCAACTTCCAGGCGGGCTGGGATAAGGCCGTACACGACGGTGTTGCTGTTGGCACCCTGTCGCCGGCGCCTGTGGCTCAAGTAGCTCCGGCTATGAGTGCAGCTCAGGCTGTAGCCGCTATCGGCTCTGCTCCGAAAGGTTCGGGCGTTGAGCTGGCCATCTACGAGAAAGTTGGTATTGGCCCCGGCAACTGGGAAGGTAATAACCCCTGGCTGCAGGAATTGCCCGACCCAGTTTCTAAAGCTACTTGGGGCAACTACGTAGCCGTTCCGCGTGCTATGGCTGTGAAAAACGGCTGGGAGCAAGGCGACGTGTTGAAAGTAACGGCCAACGGAGTCTCTATTGAGCTACCCGTACTGGTTCAGCCTGGCCAAGCCAACGACACAGTCGGTATTGCCATCGGCTACGGCCGCAAGATGGCTGGTAAGGTTGGTGACAACGTAGGTGCCAACGTGTATCCTATGGCCATGGTGCGCGACAATAGCATCATCTACGCCAACACCGTTACCCTAGAGAAAACGGGTGCTCAGTCGCCCATCGCCCAGACCCAGACTCACCACACCATCATGGACCGCAAGCCGGTGGTGCAGGAGTCGACGCTGGCCAAATACATTGAAAACCCACGCGAGGTAACCGAGTACGACAAGATTGCTACGCCGGAAGGCTTGGAGAAACCTAATAAGGTTTCGCTTTGGCAGGACTACGAGTACAAGAACCACCATTGGGGCATGGTTATCGACCTCAACTCGTGCATCGGCTGCGGCTCGTGCGTGATTGGTTGTCAGGTTGAGAACAACGTTGCCGTAGTTGGTAAGCAGGAGGTAATCAACCGCCGTGAAATGCACTGGCTGCGTATCGACCGCTACTACAGCTCGGACGCCAGCAAAGAGGATTTCGCCGAGAAAGGCAAGTTGGATACCTACAAGGCCATGGAAGATCCGTCGGAAAACCCGTCGGTGATTTTCCAGCCCATGCTGTGCCAGCACTGCAACCACGCTCCTTGCGAAACGGTGTGCCCCGTACTGGCTACTACCCACAGCTCGGAAGGTCTCAATCAGATGACCTACAACCGTTGCGTAGGTACCCGCTACTGCGCTAACAACTGCCCCTATAAGGTTCGTCGCTTCAACTGGTTCTCGTACTACTCGAATGAGAAGTTCGAAGACGTGAACAGCCACATGTTCACCGACCTGGGCCGTATGGTACTGAACCCCGACGTAACCGTCCGGGCTCGGGGTGTGATGGAGAAATGCTCGTTCTGCGTACAGCGCATTCAGCTCGGTAAGCTGGAGGCTAAGAAGCAGAAGCGCCGTCCGAAAGATGGAGAAGTAGTAACCGCCTGCGCGCAGTCGTGCCCTACCCAAGCCATCGTATTCGGTGACATGCGGGATCCGGAGTCGCAGATTTCGAAGATCATCAAGCGTGAAGATGGCGAGCGGGGCTTCCACGTGCTGGATGCCATCAACGTGCAGCCTAACATCACGTATCTGACCAAGATCCGGAACACGGAAACTGAAGTTCGCAACGCTTAA